TGATATCGTATCAACTAATCTTGTTACGCATACATGGCGCTTGCCATGCGTTTCGTTGCGAAAAGACTAATCttttaaagataaattttagaagctatttgaaattttttttccagagactaaaagcaaaaaaaaggtAATTCGTAAAATAGGAGAAAATTTCAGGACGGATTCGGACCAAGACACTGATCTGCATCCAAATCACACCCGCCTTTTCCATTGACTCATATCCGAACCCGAAGAATCTACTGAATCTCGCACCAAGGGTCAATTGCACCATTCGGTCCCGCGATCTTTAACTCGACCTTCCTTTTTGGTTTTCCCTAACTTGCGTCTTTTCTATAACTTTGGATCCTATTTTCttcttcatatttatttatctataaagTACATCTTACTACCATCCTCTGCATCTATGATATCGTCTATCAAAGTATCAACACTCTAGAGTTGAACCGATAGTTACCTATAACTCTTTCGAAAATTAGAAAATCGCCATACTGAATTGATTTGATATAaatcatacatacatatgtactATATATTGAACGTTGGCTTCAGTCTAtttatgcaaaaaattaatagggAACCTGATGATTGAAAACCAAACTGCAATAGAAACTATAAAAATTCAGTTCCAtgcaaatgtaaaagaaaagacaaaagaCCATAAGTAAATCAAAACAAAGCAACATAGTCACCTAACATTCACTAATCCTGAGACaaatattattctatttatATCAAAAAGAAAGTGAATGATAGTAatttgctaaaataaaaatgtataaaagttTTAGAACTATAGAACCATTGATTTGACTACGCAAACTTTCAAAATGTTTAAGCGTCCAAGCATTCCAATTATGTTTAACTTTAAGTAATTGATGCTCctctcaaataataatttaagcttaattactaaactttaataaatttaaagtatgtaaattatataaaaacctagctaactaaattatatgaaataaatgATACATCAAATTTAAAGCTAAATAGCActaggtaaaataaaaaaaagaaaataaaagtagatagtaaatacaaaaatattgaaAGATTAGGTAGCCAAACCAAATGTAAATAGATGAAGTAGGTGTCACAGATTCGGACATCACGATATGAAACACGACATCCTCTGACAGAATCACATTAGCCAAAAATTACGGACACAAACACANNNNNNNNNNNNNNNNNNNNNNNNNTTAAAAAGACCAACATGTATCTCCATCCTGTTCGACAACATTTCATCAAAATAATATTCTGCTTGCTCCATCTCTCCTGCCTTACACAACCCTTTCGCAAGTGAGTTGTACGTGACTGAGTTCGGCTCCATACCTTTAGAAACCATCTCATCTAGCAACTTAAGAGCCTCTGCGCACTGATACATCTTACAATGCCAATCAATGAGAGTGTTGTAGATAACCTCATTCGGCTCCATACCCATACCCACCATCTCCTTCAGAACGGAACCTACATCactaatttgattcaatttaaCCAACCCATTGATCAGGATGCCGAACGTAACAACACTCGGCTCCACCGAGCTCTTAATCATCTTCTCTTTGAACTGAAATGCCTCATCCAAAAAACCTTTCTTGCAGAGCCCATCAATGAGTGCATTGTAGGCGACGACAGAGGGGAGAACTCCCAACCTCTCCATCTCCGAAAACAACCTCTTTGCCTCATCAATTTCGCTATTTTTGCAATTTACAACAATCAGAGGAGTGTAGGAGTAAACATCGGGAGCTACAAACCTCTGCATTCCATCGAACACTTGGCGGGCATTTGGAAGATCGTTGCTCCTCGCGAGCGAGGACAATAGAATGTTACACACTTTGAGACTAGGGCAAAGCCCGCGATCGGCTAATATAGAGAGGGCCTCCACAGCGAGCCCTTGGCCGTACGACCTAAACTGCGTGCAACAAACGTGGACCAAGGCGTCGATCGAAGCCGCGAAGGGTGCGTCCTGGGGGGGGACGGTATCGGCGATGGCCCGAACCAGCTCGGTGAAACGCCGCGAGGGGTCGTCGTTCccgtcgaggaggaggaggggggcaCCATTGACGGGGTCGAGGAGGCGGGCGAGGAGGAGGCGCGCGGGGGCGGCCGGGGCGCGGGGATCGGATCGGAGGAGGGAGTCGAGGAGGAGGGCGTAGGAGCGCGGGGTGAAGCGGAAGCCGAGGCGATCGGCGGCCAAGGAGAAGAGGCGGAGCGCGGGCTTGGGGCGGAGCGCGGGgcggagctcgaggaggagcgCCTCGAGGCGCCGCGGGGGCAGCCGCGAGAGCGTGGCGCGGCACAGGGCGGGGTCGAGGTCGCGCCGGGAGAGGAGCGCGGCGAGGTCGTGGCGGagctcgtcgtcgtcggcggctgcggcggcggcggaggaggaggacgacgaggaggaggaggagaagggtttGAGGGGAGAAGGCGAGGGTTTGATGCGGAGAGTGGGGAGGGGAGGAGGCCTCCTCCTCATGGCGGCCtcaggaggggaggaggagagagagagagagaggagtagagagagaaagtgcgAAGGGCGGAGGAGGGAGATCATGAGAGGGAATGGACAGTTGAGATTTGATCCGGTGGTTTGGGTGTGTGTGCGGATACAGGGTCTGATGCGTCAGCTTGACCGGGTGTGTGCGGTTCGGGAGGAGGAAGGACGTGGAGGGCCGAAGAGTTTCAATTTAAAAAGAGTTCGTTAAAAGTTTGTACTGTGTGAaagtaagtttttaaaattttaaattttttaaaaaaattctaattttaatacTAACTGTACTGTACTTAACAAAGTTGGGTAGAGACTTCATTGTTGGCTTGCTACCcaatattcaaattttcaaaatctatttattatacttttagctaaatttatttaaaaaaaacaaacaaacaatgcGAAAAATTGGTGCGCTGTGGGCGTTCTCAGATTGCAACAAGAGGTGCATTACCAAATTCAATACTTCATTTCtggaaaaataaagaaaaaaaaaaaaaaaaagaaaaggaaagaaaaattcttcctagaaattaattaagaagcaATTAAGCTAGAGCTAGATCTCTCTACCGTGGTCCGTGGATCAAAACATTCTTCACCTCCTCTTCCTGAGGCCCATTAGTATGATGATGGTGTTCGGATCGGAGGCGCTCCTGCTGCTGGACGACGAGGATGGAGAGCTTGCCGCCGAAGTCGGTGGAGGCGAGCATGTCGCCGACGACGCCGAGCTCGGGGCACTCGC
This window of the Ananas comosus cultivar F153 unplaced genomic scaffold, ASM154086v1, whole genome shotgun sequence genome carries:
- the LOC109704769 gene encoding pentatricopeptide repeat-containing protein At4g19440, chloroplastic-like; this encodes EKKGGDAASAGSEARSAGVHGEWRTGGGEAGCFRLRLRCFLLRDADADAEDEAAVEGFRERHAGSERVVYTERMVEDGEGTAGVMRGMSEKFDLVVVGRGGREDESGLTSGLSEWSECPELGVVGDMLASTDFGGKLSILVVQQQERLRSEHHHHTNGPQEEEVKNVLIHGPRNEVLNLVMHLLLQSENAHSAPIFRIVSADDDELRHDLAALLSRRDLDPALCRATLSRLPPRRLEALLLELRPALRPKPALRLFSLAADRLGFRFTPRSYALLLDSLLRSDPRAPAAPARLLLARLLDPVNGAPLLLLDGNDDPSRRFTELVRAIADTVPPQDAPFAASIDALVHVCCTQFRSYGQGLAVEALSILADRGLCPSLKVCNILLSSLARSNDLPNARQVFDGMQRFVAPDVYSYTPLIVVNCKNSEIDEAKRLFSEMERLGVLPSVVAYNALIDGLCKKGFLDEAFQFKEKMIKSSVEPSVVTFGILINGLVKLNQISDVGSVLKEMVGMGMEPNEVIYNTLIDWHCKMYQCAEALKLLDEMVSKGMEPNSVTYNSLAKGLCKAGEMEQAEYYFDEMLSNRMEIH